A window of Sphingobacterium sp. SRCM116780 contains these coding sequences:
- a CDS encoding helix-turn-helix domain-containing protein: MNDISYHPSYSDAAILREIGEFVKAKRIDHNLTQDEVAERAAISRSTLSLTERGENIGLINLLKVLRVLDALYVFDLFKVEPKISPMLLAKEDEKKRKRASKSNPQITKDDLGW; the protein is encoded by the coding sequence ATGAATGATATATCATACCATCCATCTTATAGTGATGCCGCTATTCTCAGGGAGATTGGCGAGTTTGTCAAAGCTAAACGGATAGATCATAATCTCACACAGGATGAAGTCGCCGAAAGGGCGGCTATTAGTCGTTCTACGCTTAGCCTAACTGAGCGGGGCGAAAATATTGGGTTAATCAATTTACTCAAGGTATTACGGGTTTTGGATGCGCTCTATGTATTTGATCTGTTCAAAGTCGAGCCAAAGATCAGTCCAATGCTGTTGGCAAAGGAAGACGAGAAAAAACGAAAAAGAGCTTCTAAAAGCAATCCTCAAATCACTAAAGATGATCTCGGATGGTAA
- a CDS encoding lysozyme, with protein MKTGQKGLQLIKDFEGWYSKPYLDPIGIPTIGYGFTYYMPSKRKVTMGDVTLTRAEGDRMLAEILCNYENDVRRLVTKSLRQQQFDALVSFTYNLGGSNLSKSTLLKKVNRNPEDKSIAEEFVKWNKAGGKVLSGLTRRRVAESKLYFS; from the coding sequence ATGAAAACAGGACAAAAAGGATTACAACTCATAAAGGATTTTGAAGGTTGGTATAGTAAACCCTATCTGGATCCGATAGGAATACCAACGATAGGCTATGGATTTACCTATTACATGCCCAGCAAGCGTAAGGTTACGATGGGAGATGTTACCTTGACGAGAGCAGAAGGCGATCGGATGTTAGCGGAAATTCTTTGTAATTATGAAAACGATGTACGAAGACTAGTGACTAAATCACTGCGTCAGCAGCAATTTGATGCATTAGTGTCTTTTACCTACAACTTAGGTGGAAGTAATTTAAGTAAATCAACCTTATTGAAAAAGGTAAATAGAAATCCAGAAGACAAGAGCATTGCTGAGGAATTTGTAAAATGGAATAAGGCAGGAGGAAAGGTCTTATCCGGGTTGACCCGAAGAAGGGTCGCAGAATCGAAATTATATTTTAGTTAA
- a CDS encoding TatD family hydrolase: protein MLLTDTHTHIYYHADSNTLTQQMQRCFEKDIKRLFLPNVNSESIPAVMKTVATYPENCFPMLGLHPCDVKENYQQELAKIYEALQQHHVYAIGEIGLDLYWDKSTLEIQKDAFRTQVQWAKDMNLPIDIHCREAFDELFVLLKELKDTKLFGVLHCFTGDIHQAQHAIDLGFALGIGGVVTFKKAGLDEVVKQIDLQHIVLETDAPYLAPSPFRGKENESSYLYYVAQKVADIKEISIEKVAEITTENSKRIFGI, encoded by the coding sequence ATGTTATTAACAGATACCCACACCCATATATATTACCACGCCGATAGCAATACATTAACACAACAGATGCAACGTTGCTTTGAGAAAGATATTAAAAGATTATTTCTTCCCAATGTCAATAGCGAATCGATTCCTGCGGTAATGAAAACTGTCGCGACATATCCAGAAAACTGTTTTCCTATGCTAGGATTACATCCTTGTGATGTGAAAGAAAATTATCAGCAAGAATTAGCAAAAATATATGAGGCATTGCAGCAGCATCACGTGTATGCTATTGGAGAAATTGGTTTAGATTTGTATTGGGATAAATCCACATTAGAAATTCAAAAAGATGCCTTTCGAACACAAGTACAATGGGCTAAAGACATGAATTTACCCATTGACATTCACTGTAGAGAAGCTTTTGATGAATTATTCGTCCTTTTGAAAGAATTAAAGGATACAAAATTGTTTGGCGTACTGCATTGTTTCACAGGAGACATTCACCAGGCGCAACATGCGATTGATCTCGGTTTTGCACTCGGTATAGGTGGTGTTGTTACTTTTAAAAAAGCAGGATTGGACGAAGTGGTGAAACAAATTGATTTGCAGCATATCGTCTTAGAGACAGACGCTCCTTATTTAGCTCCTAGCCCTTTTCGAGGAAAAGAAAATGAAAGTAGTTACCTCTACTATGTCGCACAGAAAGTAGCTGATATCAAGGAGATTTCAATAGAAAAAGTAGCAGAAATAACCACTGAAAATTCAAAAAGAATATTTGGAATCTAA
- a CDS encoding EndoU domain-containing protein: MADLIVLLTQPLLTGINTPVKQSIIVPLSSISDKTIFDPLDQDLMFFNSGRIKRFVLNGVPLMSIFDSDTGKFKGYFSETKFWENNNINDLKTNLTTASIGKLGEAFNFYTYGNLDKIKPDDNVILATASIGSRLKENNTQEHNFDIYYSYKRIPYAVLNPILDEVTDLDYSKILSYESTEIKIPISDTVSNYGNYVLRKGLLRSNGTVDEFNEDENNVFLDIMRVFEIIETEQSFKDILINENLYAPFEAHLALFNRYSKDYGQIDEAYHRLYTDEYFSIFRLKLIQFRYWILQYKETNYTTIHPTDLKVQILDLFPSDELAFLPYQFKIDLLESLFIEKGGNISYISNLTVPQQETVIKLVQAIYIERNGQINYTEINDFFSFLRKDILINEGLLAEKRQTYYEILYNEIDDPRLFGDDGKGRKGQFVHAVYNLWTLSKYNPGHVDSIIANNALSNFSYTKYPYYEKDQYPEGIQITAAPAVLTYRSDKILLWYVDNFKFRFVNKQIVVVEQRNETLGNTELGINLTDYTIGFYDPFQPVAIAATNADDTIIMLPVKTLTPSNGQDVNVTENSMPIFYLHYVDDLGDYSDFKQSVRTVIDILTLYYGAVSAFKYARAFSLLRNTASGLFEIVDIHLLYKIIGGLVTSTAETLASAANIIYQLVTSDCEVYLNSSQPPPSTNDSNSDDYNFCKSANAWLFALEMVSMSVNALTRSALKTATRKMMNAMSSETNVLFTEAQRSCLWELADINLDVNRFVNNIPSEFENVKQYLNGIKNNYANRVYDFSTYFRNDVKNSRKVLAEYNDDITLLEEWIMTPEYDRFYFNLLKFDQAPLFLKNIRYIKQSDELDLEIFKGVIAPDTTTTPFSWDAKGVHHYDALMINGKGGLGRIVENTKYPVGPEGLGYYKAKVQLYHLDFPNNGHWKVKNSSKGMSTFFPDSWDKKKLQNELAYAYTYRKYVEHNQYTGIMTDGVKVRFHIDNGIIKTAFPNL; the protein is encoded by the coding sequence ATGGCAGATTTAATTGTATTATTGACACAACCCCTGTTAACGGGGATAAATACACCTGTAAAACAATCCATTATTGTACCATTATCATCGATTAGTGATAAAACTATATTTGATCCTTTGGATCAAGACCTCATGTTTTTTAATAGCGGACGAATAAAACGATTTGTGTTAAATGGGGTACCATTGATGAGTATTTTTGATTCAGATACAGGAAAATTTAAAGGTTATTTTTCTGAGACTAAGTTTTGGGAAAATAATAATATAAATGACTTGAAGACCAATTTAACGACAGCTTCTATTGGAAAATTGGGAGAAGCCTTCAATTTTTATACATACGGTAATTTAGATAAGATTAAACCCGATGATAATGTTATTTTGGCGACGGCTTCAATAGGTAGTCGACTTAAAGAAAACAATACGCAAGAGCATAATTTTGATATTTATTATAGTTATAAACGGATACCTTATGCGGTGTTAAATCCAATTCTCGATGAAGTCACAGATTTGGATTATTCAAAAATTTTGAGTTATGAATCGACAGAGATAAAAATACCTATTTCTGATACGGTAAGTAACTATGGCAATTACGTTTTGCGAAAGGGATTATTACGATCAAATGGCACTGTTGATGAATTTAATGAAGATGAGAATAACGTATTTCTAGATATTATGCGGGTTTTTGAAATCATTGAGACTGAACAATCTTTCAAAGATATATTAATTAATGAAAATCTATATGCACCGTTTGAAGCACATCTGGCTCTGTTTAATAGATATTCAAAAGATTATGGTCAAATTGATGAAGCATATCACAGATTGTATACGGACGAATATTTTTCGATTTTTCGTTTGAAACTTATTCAGTTTAGATACTGGATATTACAGTATAAAGAAACAAATTACACCACAATACATCCAACAGATTTGAAAGTGCAAATATTGGATTTGTTTCCCTCAGATGAGCTCGCTTTTTTGCCTTATCAGTTTAAGATTGATCTTTTAGAGAGTTTATTTATAGAAAAAGGAGGTAACATTAGTTACATTTCAAATCTTACAGTGCCACAGCAGGAAACTGTAATTAAATTGGTGCAGGCCATATACATAGAGAGAAATGGGCAGATTAATTATACGGAAATAAATGACTTCTTCAGTTTTTTGCGAAAGGATATTCTGATAAATGAAGGGTTGCTCGCAGAAAAAAGACAGACGTATTATGAGATTCTATATAATGAAATAGATGATCCACGATTATTTGGAGATGATGGTAAAGGACGTAAAGGGCAATTTGTACATGCTGTTTATAATTTATGGACTTTAAGTAAGTATAATCCTGGTCACGTCGATTCCATTATAGCCAATAATGCTTTAAGTAATTTTTCATATACAAAATATCCTTATTACGAAAAAGATCAGTATCCAGAGGGGATTCAAATAACAGCAGCACCTGCTGTTCTGACTTATAGATCAGATAAAATTCTACTATGGTATGTGGATAATTTCAAATTTAGGTTTGTAAATAAACAGATTGTCGTGGTAGAGCAACGCAATGAAACGCTTGGAAATACAGAACTAGGAATCAATTTAACAGATTATACTATTGGGTTTTATGACCCATTTCAACCTGTGGCAATTGCAGCAACAAATGCAGATGATACTATTATAATGTTGCCAGTAAAGACATTGACACCTTCAAATGGTCAAGATGTGAATGTTACAGAAAATAGTATGCCGATTTTTTATTTACATTACGTAGATGATTTGGGTGACTATAGTGATTTTAAGCAGTCAGTAAGAACTGTAATAGATATTTTAACTTTATATTATGGAGCCGTGTCAGCGTTTAAATATGCAAGAGCATTTTCTTTATTAAGAAATACTGCTTCTGGACTTTTTGAAATAGTTGATATACATTTACTTTATAAGATTATAGGAGGTTTAGTGACTTCAACTGCAGAAACATTAGCATCTGCTGCAAATATAATTTACCAGTTAGTGACAAGTGACTGCGAAGTTTATCTAAACTCTAGTCAACCACCTCCATCAACAAATGATTCCAATAGTGATGATTACAATTTTTGTAAATCTGCTAATGCCTGGTTGTTTGCATTGGAAATGGTTTCCATGTCTGTTAATGCGCTTACAAGATCAGCTCTAAAAACAGCCACTCGTAAAATGATGAATGCGATGAGTTCTGAGACAAATGTATTATTTACTGAAGCCCAAAGAAGTTGTCTTTGGGAATTGGCAGATATTAATTTGGACGTAAATAGATTTGTTAATAATATTCCATCAGAGTTTGAAAATGTGAAACAATATTTAAATGGAATTAAGAATAATTATGCAAACAGGGTGTATGACTTTTCTACATATTTTAGAAATGATGTGAAAAATAGCAGAAAGGTTCTGGCTGAATATAATGATGATATCACTTTATTGGAAGAATGGATTATGACACCAGAATATGATAGATTCTATTTTAATCTTCTAAAATTTGATCAAGCACCATTATTTTTAAAAAACATTCGGTATATTAAACAATCTGATGAGCTTGATTTGGAGATTTTTAAAGGAGTTATTGCACCAGATACTACAACAACTCCTTTTAGTTGGGATGCAAAAGGAGTACACCATTATGATGCATTGATGATAAATGGTAAAGGCGGGTTAGGGAGAATTGTTGAAAATACAAAATATCCAGTTGGTCCTGAGGGACTTGGTTATTACAAAGCAAAAGTGCAGCTATATCATTTAGATTTTCCAAATAATGGTCATTGGAAAGTTAAAAATAGTAGTAAAGGGATGAGTACTTTTTTCCCTGATTCTTGGGATAAGAAAAAACTACAAAATGAATTAGCTTATGCCTATACATATAGAAAATACGTTGAACATAATCAATACACAGGAATAATGACAGATGGAGTAAAGGTAAGATTTCATATAGATAATGGGATTATCAAAACTGCATTTCCTAATTTATAA
- a CDS encoding bifunctional folylpolyglutamate synthase/dihydrofolate synthase has translation MNNYKEVIEYLYARLPMFTRDGASAFKKDLDNTLAFLQALGNPQHKFKSIHIAGTNGKGSSSHMLASIFSEAGYKTALYTSPHLLDFRERIRIDGQMVNQQFVIDFVHTHRALIEEIQPSFFEVTVAMAFDFFSKQAVDIAIIEVGLGGRLDSTNVIQPLVSLITNIGFDHMNMLGNTLAEIAFEKAGIIKENTPVVVSEYQLETAPVFIAKANQEHAALVFASESLTATIVASDEDYLVVQVADKDGEAEEYELDLKGTYQSKNILGVLQVVEQMRILGYNLPLPAVKSALKKVQAFTGLQGRWQTLSKQPFVICDTGHNEDGIQVVLENLARTTFTQLHFVIGAMRDKDLGHILPLLPKDAIYYFSNPDMPRAMPAEELAEQGHAFGLVGKAYGLVLKAFEAAQANYQEGDLIFVGGSNFVVSEVLANGLSL, from the coding sequence ATGAATAACTATAAGGAGGTAATCGAGTATCTATATGCTCGATTACCTATGTTTACCCGTGACGGGGCATCTGCATTTAAAAAGGATTTAGATAATACCCTGGCATTCCTACAAGCGCTAGGTAATCCACAACATAAATTTAAATCCATTCATATTGCAGGCACCAATGGGAAGGGATCTTCTTCTCATATGTTAGCTTCTATCTTTTCTGAAGCGGGATACAAAACCGCCTTATATACATCACCGCATTTACTTGATTTTAGAGAACGTATTCGCATCGATGGTCAGATGGTGAACCAGCAGTTTGTGATTGATTTTGTACATACGCACCGTGCATTGATCGAAGAAATTCAACCTTCCTTTTTTGAAGTGACCGTGGCTATGGCTTTTGATTTCTTTTCAAAACAAGCAGTTGATATTGCCATCATTGAAGTAGGATTAGGTGGTCGTCTCGACTCTACTAATGTGATCCAGCCTTTAGTTTCGTTGATCACCAATATTGGTTTTGATCATATGAATATGTTGGGTAATACACTTGCTGAAATTGCTTTTGAAAAAGCAGGCATCATCAAAGAGAATACACCAGTTGTAGTTTCTGAATATCAGCTCGAAACAGCACCTGTATTTATTGCTAAAGCAAATCAGGAACATGCAGCGTTGGTATTCGCATCCGAATCCTTGACAGCGACTATTGTTGCTTCAGATGAAGATTATCTGGTCGTCCAAGTTGCCGATAAAGATGGGGAAGCAGAAGAGTACGAATTGGATTTAAAAGGCACGTATCAATCTAAAAATATCTTAGGTGTTTTGCAGGTGGTTGAACAGATGCGTATACTGGGATACAATCTGCCATTACCTGCTGTTAAAAGTGCGTTGAAAAAAGTACAAGCATTTACAGGTTTACAAGGTCGTTGGCAAACGCTGTCGAAACAACCATTTGTCATTTGTGATACTGGACATAATGAAGACGGTATTCAAGTCGTGCTTGAAAATTTAGCCAGAACGACCTTTACTCAATTGCATTTTGTGATTGGCGCGATGCGTGATAAGGATCTAGGACATATATTGCCGTTATTACCAAAAGATGCTATTTATTATTTTAGCAATCCGGATATGCCAAGGGCTATGCCTGCTGAAGAGCTTGCCGAGCAAGGACATGCTTTCGGATTAGTAGGAAAGGCTTATGGACTTGTTTTGAAAGCTTTTGAAGCCGCTCAGGCAAATTATCAAGAAGGAGATTTAATCTTTGTTGGCGGAAGCAATTTTGTTGTCTCTGAGGTATTAGCAAACGGTCTTAGCCTTTAA
- a CDS encoding helix-turn-helix domain-containing protein, producing MKKEAQRLKEFRTLLGLTQTEFSEGVEVSQAYLSKYENGQYEIPIDFVKALYRKYKLNYEWFFHGYGKPILGQIQRATITTDVKELLLENKILKSKIESIEKKITYLMEQLDK from the coding sequence ATGAAAAAAGAAGCACAACGTTTAAAAGAGTTTCGAACATTGTTAGGACTTACACAAACTGAGTTTTCGGAAGGTGTGGAGGTATCTCAAGCCTATCTATCCAAATACGAAAATGGACAATATGAAATTCCGATCGACTTTGTAAAAGCTTTATACCGAAAATATAAACTGAACTATGAATGGTTTTTTCATGGTTATGGCAAACCAATCTTGGGACAGATTCAGCGGGCTACCATCACCACTGATGTGAAAGAACTCCTGCTGGAAAACAAGATCCTGAAATCAAAAATCGAGTCCATAGAGAAAAAAATAACATATTTAATGGAACAGCTGGATAAATAA
- a CDS encoding type II toxin-antitoxin system HipA family toxin, with protein MVKTAFVKLWGKRIGAIAWDDKQELGFFEYDKKFSTGNLDVAPIKMPLSLRIFSFPELRNSNTFKGLPGLLADALPDKYGHELINIWLARNGRPENSLNPVELLCFIGSRGMGALEFEPTILSTADSFRSIELSSLIDTTMKLLESRAGFEAHTDHDLQDVLLDVLKMGTSAGGARPKAIIAYNEATGMIRSGQTLQEKGFEHWLIKFDGVNDAQFGASYGYGRVEMAYYKMATDAGIVMMESRLIEEEGRAHFMTKRFDRRKGNQKLHVQTFCAMQHYDFNQVSSYSYEQLFQTMRQLKLTYAEAEQLYRRMVFNVFARNCDDHTKNFAFLMEPDGKWTLAPAYDVCHAYRPDSEWVSQHNLSINGKRKNFIKEDLLVIAKQNSIRHPEGILAEVQDKVNKWMEYAQEYNVDIKLAKAIDTTLIKTM; from the coding sequence ATGGTAAAGACAGCCTTTGTAAAATTGTGGGGTAAAAGAATTGGAGCGATCGCCTGGGATGACAAGCAGGAGCTTGGTTTTTTTGAATATGATAAAAAATTCAGTACAGGAAACCTGGATGTTGCCCCAATCAAAATGCCATTATCTCTACGTATCTTTTCTTTTCCAGAACTTCGAAACAGCAATACCTTTAAAGGTCTTCCCGGATTATTAGCAGATGCGTTGCCAGATAAATATGGTCATGAACTGATCAATATTTGGCTGGCTCGAAATGGACGTCCTGAAAATTCACTAAACCCTGTTGAATTGCTGTGTTTTATCGGTAGTAGAGGTATGGGAGCATTGGAGTTTGAACCGACTATCTTATCTACGGCGGATAGTTTCCGCAGTATAGAGCTCTCCAGCTTGATAGATACGACCATGAAATTGCTCGAGAGCAGAGCTGGTTTTGAAGCTCATACTGACCATGATCTGCAAGATGTCTTGTTAGATGTCTTGAAAATGGGAACATCGGCAGGTGGGGCTCGCCCTAAAGCAATCATTGCCTATAACGAAGCCACGGGTATGATCCGCTCTGGGCAAACGTTGCAGGAGAAAGGCTTTGAACATTGGTTGATAAAATTTGACGGAGTAAATGATGCACAATTTGGGGCATCGTATGGTTATGGCCGTGTGGAAATGGCTTACTATAAAATGGCTACTGATGCAGGGATAGTGATGATGGAAAGTCGTCTGATTGAAGAAGAAGGACGGGCACATTTTATGACCAAACGTTTCGATCGAAGAAAAGGCAACCAAAAATTACATGTACAGACATTTTGTGCCATGCAGCATTATGATTTTAATCAGGTTAGTAGTTATAGTTACGAGCAATTGTTTCAAACCATGCGACAATTGAAGCTCACTTATGCTGAAGCAGAGCAACTATATCGTCGAATGGTATTCAATGTGTTCGCTCGAAACTGTGATGATCATACGAAAAACTTTGCTTTCTTAATGGAGCCTGATGGTAAATGGACATTGGCACCTGCCTATGATGTATGTCATGCTTACCGACCAGATAGTGAATGGGTAAGTCAGCATAACCTTAGCATTAATGGTAAAAGAAAAAACTTTATCAAAGAAGATCTCCTTGTCATTGCCAAACAAAATTCCATTCGTCATCCAGAGGGTATTCTTGCCGAAGTACAAGATAAGGTAAATAAATGGATGGAATACGCGCAAGAATACAACGTAGATATCAAATTAGCAAAAGCCATAGATACTACACTCATTAAAACCATGTAA
- a CDS encoding asparaginase, with product MHNIFIIYTGGTIGMVKDETGTFVPFDFELIKRNLPDLSRLNYKLTVHSFSPIIDSSNMKPEIWIEMAQIIKNNYDDYDGFVILHGSDTMSFSASVLSFMLEGLQKPVILSGSQLPIGEIRTDARENMMTALEIASTKHLGVSMIQEVCILFDNKLFRGNRSFKYNSAKFEAFRSPNYPVLVEAGIHLQYNQEALLDNRDKEFILHTRLDDRVAVLKLFPGISPNTIKSILNADVRAIVMETFGSGNTTTDQWFLDLLKEAIDNGKNIVNISQCKVGSVELGRYETSTGLKAIGVLNGYDMTFEAAVTKLMYLQGEFEGQQDVAYWIEKNIRGELTIND from the coding sequence ATGCATAATATATTTATCATATACACGGGCGGAACCATTGGAATGGTGAAAGACGAAACGGGAACATTCGTTCCTTTCGACTTTGAACTGATCAAACGCAATCTTCCGGATCTCAGTCGATTAAACTATAAATTGACTGTACACTCTTTCAGTCCAATTATTGATTCTTCCAATATGAAGCCTGAAATTTGGATTGAAATGGCACAAATTATTAAAAATAATTACGATGATTATGATGGGTTTGTGATCTTACATGGATCGGATACGATGTCATTTTCTGCGTCTGTCTTGAGTTTTATGCTCGAAGGTCTGCAAAAACCTGTCATCTTATCCGGATCGCAATTGCCAATCGGAGAAATCCGTACCGATGCCCGTGAAAACATGATGACCGCCTTGGAAATTGCTTCAACCAAACATCTGGGTGTATCCATGATTCAAGAAGTTTGTATTCTATTTGATAATAAATTATTCCGAGGAAATCGTTCTTTCAAATACAATTCAGCAAAATTTGAAGCGTTCCGATCGCCAAATTACCCTGTTCTTGTTGAAGCGGGTATTCACCTGCAATACAATCAGGAAGCCTTACTGGACAATCGGGATAAGGAGTTTATTTTACACACAAGACTAGATGATCGGGTCGCTGTTCTGAAATTATTTCCTGGCATCAGTCCCAATACAATCAAATCCATTTTGAATGCCGATGTGCGTGCTATTGTGATGGAAACTTTTGGTTCTGGAAATACGACGACGGATCAATGGTTTTTGGACTTACTAAAAGAAGCGATTGATAACGGGAAAAACATTGTCAATATATCGCAGTGTAAAGTTGGTTCTGTGGAGTTGGGTCGATACGAGACCAGTACAGGCTTGAAAGCAATAGGAGTACTGAATGGTTATGATATGACATTTGAAGCTGCGGTAACGAAGCTTATGTATCTACAGGGTGAATTTGAAGGACAACAAGATGTCGCGTATTGGATAGAGAAAAATATCAGAGGCGAATTGACCATTAATGACTAA